From Janthinobacterium sp. 67, a single genomic window includes:
- the arsC gene encoding arsenate reductase (glutaredoxin) (This arsenate reductase requires both glutathione and glutaredoxin to convert arsenate to arsenite, after which the efflux transporter formed by ArsA and ArsB can extrude the arsenite from the cell, providing resistance.), with translation MDITIYHNPACGTSRNTLALIRNTGTEPQVIEYLQQPPMRETLVDLIARAGLSVREAIRQKGTPYLELGLDQAQISDEALLDAMLAHPILINRPFVVTPLGVRLCRPSELVLDVLPLPQLGTFAKEDGEAVIDAQGKRVVPHV, from the coding sequence ATGGATATCACTATTTATCACAACCCGGCCTGTGGCACTTCGCGCAACACCCTGGCGTTAATCCGCAATACTGGCACTGAGCCGCAGGTCATCGAATACCTGCAGCAACCGCCAATGCGCGAGACCCTGGTCGATTTGATTGCCCGTGCTGGCTTGAGCGTGCGCGAGGCCATTCGCCAGAAAGGTACGCCGTACCTGGAACTGGGTCTCGACCAGGCCCAAATCAGCGACGAGGCACTGTTGGACGCCATGCTGGCCCATCCCATCCTTATCAATCGTCCGTTCGTGGTCACGCCGCTTGGCGTGCGCCTATGCCGCCCATCGGAGTTGGTGCTTGACGTTCTGCCCTTGCCGCAACTGGGCACGTTTGCCAAAGAAGACGGCGAGGCGGTCATCGATGCGCAAGGAAAGCGGGTGGTGCCCCATGTATAA
- a CDS encoding NADPH-dependent FMN reductase: protein MKMKILVFLGSIRTSTPPLPARVGERVAKAIVAQCRHDGHNVVLIDPLDYELGDVFKPHFSYAQGRAPLPLEQLASEIASADGYVMVSSEYNHSMSPALMHLLNHFGSSLFAFKPSAIVTYSAGQWGGVRAAVGMRAFLSELGCLPVSAMIHIPTAHTVFAADGSFAPEVDSTRWVSYIERTFSQLIWWAEAAGRERARSGGTGPSPAFLRDPTQRNAP, encoded by the coding sequence ATGAAGATGAAAATTCTGGTGTTTCTCGGTTCTATTCGCACCAGCACACCGCCCCTGCCTGCGCGCGTGGGCGAACGGGTCGCCAAGGCCATCGTGGCGCAGTGCCGCCATGATGGCCACAATGTGGTGCTCATCGATCCGCTCGATTACGAGCTAGGTGACGTGTTCAAGCCACACTTTTCCTATGCGCAGGGGCGCGCGCCCTTGCCGTTGGAGCAACTGGCCAGTGAGATTGCCAGCGCCGATGGGTATGTGATGGTCAGTTCTGAATACAATCATTCAATGAGTCCGGCACTGATGCATTTACTGAACCACTTTGGCAGTTCTTTGTTTGCCTTCAAGCCCAGCGCCATCGTCACTTATTCGGCGGGCCAGTGGGGTGGTGTGCGGGCGGCGGTGGGTATGCGCGCTTTTCTGTCCGAGCTGGGCTGTTTGCCGGTGTCGGCCATGATCCATATTCCGACAGCACATACTGTTTTTGCTGCCGATGGCAGCTTTGCACCTGAAGTCGACAGTACGCGTTGGGTTTCCTATATCGAACGCACCTTTTCCCAGTTGATCTGGTGGGCAGAGGCCGCAGGACGGGAGCGGGCCCGCTCGGGAGGCACAGGGCCTTCACCAGCTTTTCTGCGCGATCCTACTCAACGCAATGCGCCGTGA
- a CDS encoding IS3 family transposase (programmed frameshift), with translation MTRSTTYTPELREEAVKLVLTQGLTLEDAALRLTIPKGTLANWVSAARRGTSPKVAPGSRSVPELEAEVTKLRKELAEARMERDIVKKGGSVLCAGVAAKYAVMKTLRLEFPVTIMCRVFSVSRSGFYAWANGKPSQRAQDDARLKVAIEAVHAQSRQTYGPLRMQPELTAQGFPAGRDRIVRLRRELALRCKQKRKFKATTNSNHDLPVADNLLNQTFAPTRPNEAWVTDITYVATGEGWLYLAGIKDVFTCELVGYAMDERMTQTLTATALWKAVRNKRPAPGLIHHSDRGSQYCAHDYQKLVTQFGMKPSMSRRGNCYDNAPMESFWGSLKNELVHHQRYATRADAKAAIQEYIESFYNRQRRHSRLGNVPPALFAEKFSKQPRVA, from the exons ATGACACGCTCAACAACATACACACCGGAGCTTCGGGAAGAAGCGGTAAAACTGGTCCTGACACAAGGCCTGACGCTGGAAGACGCCGCGTTGCGTCTCACCATTCCCAAGGGCACGCTAGCGAACTGGGTCAGTGCGGCAAGGCGCGGCACGTCGCCCAAAGTAGCCCCTGGTAGCCGCTCCGTGCCGGAGCTTGAGGCTGAGGTAACCAAGCTGCGCAAAGAGCTTGCCGAGGCACGCATGGAGCGCGATATCGTAAAAAAAG GCGGCAGCGTACTTTGCGCGGGAGTCGCTGCCAAGTACGCGGTCATGAAGACCTTGCGACTCGAATTTCCTGTCACCATCATGTGCCGCGTCTTTAGCGTCTCGCGCAGCGGTTTCTACGCTTGGGCGAACGGCAAACCGTCGCAGCGGGCGCAGGACGACGCACGCCTGAAGGTCGCCATCGAGGCCGTGCACGCGCAGAGCCGGCAGACTTATGGCCCGTTGCGCATGCAGCCGGAACTGACGGCGCAAGGCTTTCCGGCCGGCCGTGATCGTATCGTCCGTCTGCGTCGCGAGCTCGCCCTGCGCTGCAAGCAAAAGCGCAAGTTCAAGGCCACCACGAACTCGAATCATGACCTGCCGGTGGCCGACAACCTGCTCAATCAGACTTTCGCGCCGACCCGGCCGAACGAAGCCTGGGTGACCGACATCACCTATGTGGCGACCGGCGAGGGCTGGCTTTACCTGGCCGGTATCAAGGACGTGTTCACCTGCGAGCTGGTGGGCTACGCGATGGACGAGCGCATGACGCAAACGCTGACGGCAACAGCACTGTGGAAGGCCGTGCGCAACAAACGCCCCGCGCCGGGCTTGATTCACCACTCCGACCGTGGCAGTCAGTATTGCGCCCACGACTATCAGAAACTGGTGACGCAGTTCGGCATGAAGCCGTCCATGTCGCGCCGAGGAAACTGCTATGACAACGCGCCCATGGAAAGCTTCTGGGGCAGCCTGAAAAACGAGCTGGTGCACCATCAACGTTACGCGACCCGGGCCGACGCGAAAGCCGCAATACAGGAATATATCGAAAGCTTTTACAACCGCCAGCGACGCCATTCGCGCCTTGGCAATGTTCCGCCCGCGTTGTTCGCTGAAAAATTCAGCAAACAGCCGCGGGTGGCTTGA
- a CDS encoding recombinase family protein: protein MLIGYARVSTDDQNLDLQRDALQAAGCERVFEDMVSGARAERTGLATLMSMLRAGDTVVIWRLDRLGRSLKNLIELVERLEAAKVGLRSLQENIDTTSSGGKLVFHLFGALAEFERNLIRERTQAGLLAARARGRMGGRPKRLDPAKLALALKLHRERNHTVEEICKMMGISKSTLYNYLDKADGDGGRVA, encoded by the coding sequence ATGCTGATCGGCTACGCCCGCGTCTCGACCGACGACCAAAATCTGGACTTGCAGCGCGATGCGTTGCAGGCGGCCGGCTGCGAGCGGGTTTTCGAGGACATGGTGAGCGGTGCCAGGGCGGAGCGCACCGGGCTGGCCACCCTCATGAGCATGCTGCGCGCCGGCGACACGGTGGTCATCTGGCGGCTGGACCGGCTGGGGCGGTCGCTCAAGAACCTCATCGAGCTGGTCGAACGGCTAGAGGCCGCCAAGGTCGGGCTGCGCAGCCTTCAAGAGAACATCGACACCACATCGAGCGGCGGCAAGCTGGTCTTCCACCTGTTCGGCGCACTGGCCGAGTTCGAGCGCAATCTGATCCGCGAGCGCACGCAGGCCGGGCTGCTCGCGGCGCGTGCACGCGGCCGCATGGGCGGACGGCCCAAGCGCCTCGATCCGGCCAAGCTCGCGCTGGCCCTGAAATTGCACCGGGAGCGAAACCATACTGTTGAGGAAATCTGCAAGATGATGGGGATTTCCAAATCCACGCTCTACAACTACCTCGACAAGGCTGACGGTGATGGCGGCCGGGTGGCGTAA
- a CDS encoding heavy metal sensor histidine kinase has protein sequence MKAKNWSLTTQLGALFACISVIVFSALGIYLYQALAVQLQARDDADLVDRIVFIRHMLEETPSVESIRVDPHRFLDAVDLHGGFLLVMQAQDGEELTRNTRDRSFMHASGAVPVETMPEPSHVRAALGHSEPNLRVIAALGTVGSTGSVVKITLARSEESRAAVLSAYKLKVLASGFFGAVLTALLGFLLVRRALHKVKLIAQQAQQVSAHNLEVRLHAKSAPKEIQILADSFNEVLDRLQNSFNNLSQFADDLAHDLRTPLNNLMVQTEVALSQPRSSDEYQNLLSSNYEEFGRLARMVESILFLARADHDQVSLATEQLDMDVELTRIAEYFEGPASDAGISFIVIASGKVLADGHLLRRAVSNLVSNALRYTPKGEIILLKAIEDDDGAVVSVSNPGPGIAQEHLSRLFDRFYRSDKSRASTSASAGLGLSIVKSIMALHHGRASVTSELDGVTQFTLFFPGTTASNETVKR, from the coding sequence ATGAAGGCCAAGAACTGGTCTCTCACCACGCAGCTGGGGGCGCTCTTCGCCTGCATCTCGGTAATTGTATTTTCGGCCTTAGGCATCTATCTCTATCAAGCTCTCGCGGTGCAGCTCCAAGCACGGGATGATGCAGACCTTGTCGACCGTATTGTGTTCATCAGACATATGCTTGAGGAGACACCGAGTGTAGAGTCGATTCGTGTGGATCCGCACCGTTTTTTAGATGCTGTCGATTTGCATGGCGGCTTTTTGCTCGTTATGCAGGCACAAGACGGTGAAGAATTAACCCGCAATACCCGTGACCGTTCATTCATGCATGCCAGCGGGGCTGTGCCGGTAGAGACGATGCCAGAGCCATCTCACGTACGTGCTGCACTAGGGCATAGCGAACCCAACCTAAGAGTTATTGCTGCGCTGGGTACCGTTGGTTCGACAGGTTCCGTGGTGAAAATCACGCTCGCCAGAAGCGAAGAGAGCCGCGCAGCTGTTCTATCTGCATACAAGTTAAAAGTGCTTGCATCGGGCTTCTTTGGTGCGGTGCTAACAGCCCTACTGGGGTTTCTACTAGTACGTCGCGCGTTGCACAAAGTAAAGCTCATCGCGCAGCAAGCTCAGCAAGTCAGTGCGCACAATTTGGAAGTGCGCTTGCATGCAAAATCAGCACCGAAGGAAATCCAGATACTGGCTGATTCGTTCAATGAGGTGCTTGACCGCCTGCAAAATAGCTTTAATAACCTTTCCCAGTTTGCAGATGACTTGGCACACGATTTGCGTACGCCTCTCAACAATCTGATGGTTCAAACAGAAGTTGCCCTGTCTCAGCCCAGATCATCCGATGAATATCAAAACCTGCTTTCATCTAACTACGAGGAGTTTGGCCGTCTAGCTAGAATGGTGGAAAGCATATTATTTTTGGCGCGGGCTGACCATGACCAAGTTTCGCTAGCAACTGAGCAGCTTGATATGGATGTTGAGCTGACGCGAATCGCCGAGTATTTTGAAGGGCCGGCATCCGACGCAGGGATATCATTCATCGTCATCGCCTCAGGTAAAGTGCTTGCTGATGGGCACCTGCTTCGCCGCGCGGTGAGTAACCTTGTATCGAACGCTCTTCGGTACACGCCGAAGGGCGAAATTATCTTGCTCAAGGCGATAGAGGACGACGACGGGGCCGTAGTTTCTGTTTCCAATCCTGGCCCAGGCATCGCGCAGGAACACCTGTCGCGGTTGTTTGACCGGTTCTACCGTTCCGATAAATCGAGGGCCAGTACGTCAGCCTCCGCTGGATTGGGTCTTTCAATCGTCAAATCCATCATGGCGCTTCACCATGGCCGAGCCAGTGTCACGAGTGAGCTTGATGGAGTTACCCAATTCACGCTATTTTTTCCTGGCACGACAGCATCGAACGAAACAGTTAAGCGCTGA
- a CDS encoding heavy metal response regulator transcription factor — translation MRLLVVEDEQKAGEYIQKGLSESGFVVDLARTGPDGLHAATTAHYDLIVLDVMLPGLDGWQIIAELRKTVDTPVLFLTARDGLDDRIKGLELGADDYLVKPFAFVELLVRIRTLLRRGPIREADIFQIADLELDIPKRRVIRAGVRIDLTAKEFALLHLLSKRVGQVLSRPLIASQVWDMNFDSDTNVVDVAVRRLRAKIDDPFEVKLIHTIRSMGYVLEDRQ, via the coding sequence ATGCGATTATTAGTGGTTGAGGACGAGCAAAAGGCGGGCGAATATATTCAGAAAGGTCTGAGTGAGTCTGGTTTTGTTGTTGACTTGGCGAGAACTGGGCCCGACGGACTTCACGCTGCCACTACTGCCCATTACGACCTGATCGTGCTTGACGTCATGCTTCCGGGCTTAGACGGTTGGCAAATCATCGCTGAGTTGCGCAAAACGGTTGATACGCCGGTGCTATTTCTTACCGCACGGGATGGGCTCGATGACCGCATCAAAGGTCTGGAGCTTGGTGCGGATGATTACTTAGTTAAGCCATTCGCTTTCGTTGAGTTGCTTGTTCGTATTCGAACGTTGTTGCGCCGAGGGCCGATCAGAGAAGCTGATATTTTTCAGATTGCCGATCTGGAACTAGACATTCCCAAGCGAAGAGTCATACGGGCTGGGGTTCGGATTGATTTGACTGCGAAAGAATTTGCACTTTTGCATCTGCTATCCAAGCGGGTCGGACAGGTTTTGTCCCGGCCGTTAATTGCATCGCAAGTCTGGGACATGAATTTTGATAGCGACACGAACGTGGTGGATGTCGCGGTACGCCGTCTACGGGCAAAAATTGACGACCCCTTCGAAGTCAAACTGATCCATACGATTCGGAGTATGGGCTATGTATTAGAAGATAGACAATGA
- a CDS encoding DDE-type integrase/transposase/recombinase encodes MAAGWRKQISVESLLQLRQRLDRLPHKSSERAAQVRAMSELYGISTSTVYRALTEFLKPRVIHRTDHGKPRVLPKSELERYCELVAALKLRTTNKQGRHLSTKRAIELLEEYGVETAQGLVRAPQGVLTRSTVNQYLTLWHLDQPRLRRQPPAVRFQAEHSNDCWQFDMSPSDLKRIDRPEWVEPGKGEPTMMLYSVVDDRSGVPYVEYRCVYGEDAESALRFLFNAMAAKADPEYPFQGRPLMIYLDNGPVAKSRVFQNVMQALGIEWMTHIPAGKDGERVTARSKGKVERPFRTVKEAHETLYHFHKPETEQQANEWLMRYLMRYIRQDHRSEPHSRIEDWLANFPSGGIREMCAWEQYCRFAREPERRRVGVDARVSVEGTSYEVEPDMAGEYVLLLWGLFDNELYVEYEGVRTGPYYPVAGPIPLNRYRAFKRGAADARADRIRTLADQLKLPIEALAGKELHLAPLNLPGELPIQPFNAEAHEFHFANVIAAKLAIADELARPLAKLSQEDRAVIDQVLSETLTRSVVLARIRDYFRNKKTGEDHAS; translated from the coding sequence ATGGCGGCCGGGTGGCGTAAGCAGATATCGGTCGAGTCGCTGCTGCAATTGCGGCAGCGACTCGACCGTCTGCCGCACAAAAGTTCGGAGCGCGCCGCCCAGGTGCGGGCCATGTCCGAGCTGTACGGCATCTCCACTTCAACGGTATATCGCGCCCTGACGGAATTTTTGAAACCTCGCGTGATCCACCGCACCGATCACGGCAAGCCTCGCGTGCTGCCGAAATCGGAACTGGAGCGCTACTGCGAGCTGGTCGCCGCCCTCAAGCTGCGCACCACCAACAAGCAGGGCCGCCACCTGTCCACGAAGCGCGCCATCGAGCTGCTGGAAGAGTATGGCGTCGAGACGGCGCAAGGCCTGGTGCGCGCGCCGCAAGGCGTGCTGACGCGCAGCACGGTCAACCAGTACCTCACGCTTTGGCACCTCGACCAGCCGCGTCTGCGCCGCCAGCCGCCAGCGGTACGCTTCCAGGCCGAACACAGCAACGACTGCTGGCAGTTCGATATGTCGCCATCCGACCTCAAGCGGATCGACCGGCCGGAATGGGTGGAGCCAGGTAAGGGCGAACCGACCATGATGCTGTACAGCGTCGTGGACGACCGCAGCGGCGTGCCTTATGTGGAGTACCGCTGCGTTTATGGGGAGGATGCCGAATCGGCGCTGCGCTTCCTGTTCAACGCGATGGCGGCGAAGGCCGACCCTGAATATCCGTTCCAAGGCCGGCCGCTGATGATCTACCTCGACAACGGCCCGGTCGCCAAGAGCCGGGTTTTCCAAAACGTGATGCAGGCGCTGGGCATCGAGTGGATGACGCACATCCCGGCCGGCAAGGACGGCGAGCGGGTTACGGCGCGCTCCAAGGGAAAAGTTGAACGACCGTTCCGCACGGTGAAGGAAGCCCACGAGACGCTGTACCACTTCCACAAACCGGAGACCGAGCAGCAGGCCAACGAATGGCTGATGCGCTACCTGATGCGCTACATTCGCCAGGATCACCGATCCGAGCCGCATTCGCGCATCGAGGACTGGCTTGCCAACTTCCCCAGCGGCGGCATCCGGGAAATGTGCGCATGGGAGCAGTACTGCCGCTTCGCCCGCGAGCCGGAACGGCGCCGGGTGGGAGTGGACGCGCGCGTGTCGGTCGAGGGCACCAGCTACGAAGTCGAGCCGGACATGGCCGGCGAATACGTGCTTCTGCTTTGGGGGCTGTTCGACAACGAACTGTACGTCGAGTACGAAGGCGTGCGCACCGGCCCATACTATCCGGTCGCCGGGCCGATCCCATTAAACCGCTACCGTGCATTCAAGCGTGGCGCGGCCGACGCGCGCGCCGACCGCATCCGCACTCTGGCCGACCAGCTCAAACTGCCCATCGAGGCGCTGGCCGGCAAGGAGCTGCACTTGGCCCCACTAAATCTACCAGGCGAATTGCCAATCCAGCCCTTCAACGCCGAGGCGCACGAATTCCATTTTGCGAACGTCATCGCCGCCAAGCTCGCGATTGCGGACGAGCTGGCCAGGCCGCTGGCCAAGCTGTCGCAAGAGGATCGCGCCGTCATCGACCAGGTGCTGAGCGAGACGCTGACACGCAGCGTCGTGCTCGCTCGCATACGAGATTATTTCCGAAACAAGAAGACTGGAGAGGACCATGCGAGTTGA
- a CDS encoding PepSY domain-containing protein: MYRYTKLSLLAVAIAATGAVAYAANGGMENDALAISKAKIPLTQAVTVAEQHANGKASRAEYENSKQGWVYDVEVVSGAKVFDVRVDADKGTVISSAEDKADHDDDHDKRD; this comes from the coding sequence ATGTACCGCTATACCAAACTTTCCCTTCTGGCCGTCGCCATCGCTGCAACCGGCGCGGTCGCCTACGCCGCCAATGGCGGTATGGAAAACGACGCACTGGCAATCAGCAAGGCCAAGATTCCCCTCACACAGGCGGTCACCGTCGCCGAGCAGCACGCCAATGGCAAGGCGTCACGCGCCGAGTACGAGAACTCGAAGCAAGGCTGGGTCTACGACGTGGAAGTCGTCAGCGGGGCCAAGGTCTTCGATGTCCGGGTCGATGCCGACAAGGGCACGGTCATCTCGTCTGCCGAGGACAAGGCGGATCACGATGATGACCACGACAAGCGGGACTGA
- a CDS encoding ExeA family protein, with protein sequence MRVEVMQYYGLTQPLSQAGYYETDHHKQLIKDIKGAVLEGRLIALCGVVGSGKTVTLRRLQQILKDENRVAVAKSLSVEKHSIKLATLISTLYYDLTQDKQVQIPKQSEKRERELQEIVKKGKRPVALFVDEAHDLNGHTLIGLKRLMEVVEDAGGRLSVILAGHPKLRNDLRRPTMEEIGYRTDIFTLDGVAGSQREYILWLLGASAAPNTDPESILDGEAIDILSTKLRTPLQVQLHLTLALEAGYQTGEKPVTAALVETVLSRQLDDLEPTLTRHGYRLKDMVEQFDAKPAEIRALFNNKLEPARTAELRDRILAAGLPI encoded by the coding sequence ATGCGAGTTGAAGTGATGCAGTACTACGGGCTGACACAGCCGCTCAGCCAGGCCGGCTACTACGAAACCGACCACCACAAGCAGCTGATCAAGGACATCAAGGGCGCGGTCCTTGAGGGGCGGCTGATCGCCCTGTGCGGCGTTGTCGGCAGCGGCAAGACGGTCACGCTGCGCCGCCTTCAGCAGATTTTGAAGGACGAGAACCGCGTGGCTGTCGCCAAGTCGCTATCCGTGGAAAAGCACAGCATCAAGCTGGCCACCTTGATCTCCACGCTCTACTACGACCTGACGCAGGACAAGCAGGTACAAATTCCCAAGCAGAGCGAGAAGCGCGAACGCGAATTGCAGGAAATCGTCAAAAAAGGGAAGCGGCCGGTGGCGCTGTTCGTCGACGAGGCGCACGACCTGAACGGACACACTCTCATCGGCCTCAAGCGCCTGATGGAAGTGGTCGAGGACGCGGGAGGCCGGCTGTCAGTGATCCTGGCCGGCCATCCTAAACTGCGCAACGACCTGCGCCGGCCGACCATGGAGGAAATCGGCTACCGCACCGACATCTTCACGCTCGATGGCGTCGCCGGCAGCCAGCGCGAGTACATCCTGTGGCTGCTTGGCGCGAGCGCGGCCCCGAACACCGATCCCGAGTCGATACTCGACGGCGAAGCAATTGATATCCTGTCCACCAAACTGCGCACGCCGCTACAAGTCCAACTGCACCTGACCCTGGCGCTGGAGGCGGGCTACCAGACCGGCGAGAAGCCCGTCACGGCCGCGCTGGTGGAAACCGTGCTGTCGCGCCAGCTGGACGATCTGGAGCCGACCCTGACCCGCCACGGGTACAGGCTGAAGGATATGGTCGAGCAGTTCGACGCCAAGCCGGCGGAAATCCGCGCGCTGTTCAACAACAAACTCGAACCGGCGCGCACCGCAGAGCTGCGCGACCGGATACTTGCCGCAGGCCTGCCGATCTGA
- the arsH gene encoding arsenical resistance protein ArsH — translation MYKPVKDLPNISAAHLDTPTVDKLMPATVATHPPRMLLLYGSLRERSFSRLLTLEAERLLQNFGAETRVFDPHGLPMVDSVSPDHPKVQELRELSLWSEGQVWCSPERHGAVTGVFKSQIDWLPLEMGSVRPTQGRTLAVMQVSGGSQSFNAVNGLRVLGRWMRMVTIPNQSSVAKAYQEFDENDRMKPSPYYDRLVDVMEELYKFTLVVRDRSDYLTSRYSERKESMPAEVRALAEAAMNHETPSK, via the coding sequence ATGTATAAGCCAGTCAAGGACTTGCCCAATATCAGTGCTGCGCACCTCGATACGCCGACGGTTGATAAACTTATGCCAGCGACGGTGGCAACGCATCCGCCGCGCATGCTCTTGCTGTACGGCTCGCTACGTGAACGCTCGTTCAGCCGCTTGCTGACTCTGGAGGCGGAGCGGCTGCTGCAGAATTTTGGCGCCGAGACGCGGGTTTTCGACCCGCATGGCTTGCCCATGGTCGACAGCGTCAGCCCTGACCATCCCAAGGTGCAGGAGCTGCGCGAGCTGTCGCTCTGGTCGGAAGGCCAGGTTTGGTGCAGTCCGGAACGCCATGGCGCTGTGACAGGTGTGTTCAAGTCACAAATTGACTGGCTGCCGCTGGAAATGGGCAGCGTGCGTCCGACGCAGGGGCGGACCCTTGCGGTGATGCAAGTGTCGGGCGGCTCGCAATCGTTCAACGCCGTCAACGGCTTGCGCGTGCTGGGCCGCTGGATGCGCATGGTGACCATTCCGAACCAGTCGTCCGTTGCCAAGGCATACCAGGAATTCGACGAAAACGACCGCATGAAGCCGTCGCCATATTACGACCGCCTGGTCGACGTCATGGAGGAATTGTATAAATTCACCCTGGTGGTGCGCGATCGCTCGGATTACCTGACCAGCCGCTATAGCGAGCGCAAGGAATCCATGCCGGCCGAAGTACGCGCCCTCGCCGAAGCGGCCATGAATCACGAGACGCCAAGCAAATAG
- a CDS encoding arsinothricin resistance N-acetyltransferase ArsN1 family B: MIRLATTADAAAIATIYNHYVSSSTITFEEQMVAIDEMAQRIASVGAQLPWYVFERDGQILGYAYATPWRARSAYRFSVESTVYVAHDGVGQGIGRQLYSTLIEELRHRQLQVVIGGIAQPNESSVALHERLGFEKVAMFKRVGCKFDQWIDVGYWELQLA; the protein is encoded by the coding sequence ATGATTCGACTTGCCACTACCGCCGATGCTGCTGCGATCGCCACGATATACAACCATTACGTCAGCAGCTCCACCATCACGTTTGAAGAGCAGATGGTCGCCATCGATGAGATGGCCCAGCGCATCGCTTCTGTGGGTGCGCAGTTGCCGTGGTACGTCTTTGAACGCGATGGTCAAATACTAGGTTACGCCTACGCAACGCCCTGGCGTGCCCGGAGCGCCTATCGTTTTTCGGTCGAGTCAACGGTGTACGTGGCGCACGATGGAGTCGGTCAGGGCATCGGTCGACAGCTTTACAGTACCCTGATCGAGGAGCTCCGGCACCGCCAACTGCAAGTGGTCATTGGTGGCATTGCGCAGCCCAATGAATCTAGCGTTGCTTTGCACGAGCGCCTAGGATTTGAGAAGGTGGCCATGTTCAAGCGGGTTGGCTGTAAATTTGATCAGTGGATTGATGTCGGATACTGGGAGCTGCAGCTTGCTTAG
- a CDS encoding IS3 family transposase (programmed frameshift): MSEGKKRRVHTAEFKAKVGLEAVRGVKTVTEIAQEFGVHPVLVGQWKKEILENAGALFDTKRGPKPIDESSPEDKLYGEIGRLKMEVDWLKKKPGAVSQEARLGWIEAGHEKLPLTRQCELASVPRATVYRRIDAASRQACEDESDLKLSALIDEEYTSRPFYGSRRMVVFLRATGHVVNRKRVQRLMRGMGLAGMAPGPNTSRAHPQHKVYPYLLRGVPVTRPNHVWSTDITYIRLARGFAYLVAIIDWYSRKLLSWRLSNSMDASFCVDCLEDALRQHGKPELFNSDQGSQFTSTAFTDVLKREGVAISMDGRGRALDNIFVERLWRNVKYEDVYLKGYANMAELTVGLAQYFAFYNAERPHQSLSYQTPDQVYRDGVGGGALIVDRFGDDKKKSQEESNTGQRRAAGAVETGTA; this comes from the exons ATGAGTGAAGGTAAAAAACGTCGGGTACACACGGCCGAGTTTAAGGCCAAGGTCGGTCTGGAGGCCGTTCGCGGCGTCAAGACGGTGACGGAGATCGCGCAAGAGTTCGGCGTGCATCCGGTGCTGGTGGGCCAGTGGAAAAAGGAAATCCTGGAGAACGCCGGCGCGCTGTTCGACACCAAGCGCGGCCCCAAGCCGATCGATGAAAGCAGTCCCGAGGACAAACTATACGGCGAGATCGGTCGGCTGAAGATGGAAGTGGACTGGCTTAAAAAAAAGC CTGGGGCCGTGAGCCAGGAGGCGCGCTTGGGCTGGATCGAAGCCGGGCACGAGAAGCTGCCGCTGACGCGCCAATGCGAGCTGGCAAGCGTGCCGCGCGCGACGGTGTACCGCCGGATCGACGCGGCATCCCGGCAGGCATGCGAGGACGAGAGCGACCTGAAGCTGAGCGCGCTGATTGACGAGGAATACACCAGTCGGCCTTTTTATGGCAGCAGGCGCATGGTCGTGTTCCTGCGCGCGACGGGCCATGTAGTCAACCGCAAGCGCGTGCAGCGTCTGATGCGCGGCATGGGGCTGGCGGGCATGGCGCCGGGGCCGAATACGAGCCGAGCGCATCCGCAGCACAAGGTCTATCCGTACCTGTTGCGCGGTGTGCCCGTGACGCGTCCTAATCACGTATGGTCGACCGATATCACCTACATCCGGTTGGCGCGGGGCTTCGCGTATTTGGTGGCGATCATCGACTGGTACAGCCGCAAGTTGCTGTCCTGGCGCCTCAGCAACAGCATGGACGCGTCGTTCTGCGTGGACTGCCTGGAGGACGCCTTGCGCCAGCATGGCAAGCCGGAGTTGTTCAACAGCGATCAGGGTTCGCAGTTCACCAGCACGGCCTTCACCGACGTGCTCAAGCGCGAAGGCGTCGCCATCAGCATGGACGGGCGCGGTCGGGCGCTGGACAACATCTTCGTCGAGCGGCTGTGGCGCAACGTGAAGTACGAGGATGTGTATCTGAAAGGATACGCCAATATGGCGGAATTGACGGTGGGCCTGGCGCAGTATTTCGCGTTCTATAACGCTGAGCGGCCGCACCAATCGCTGAGCTACCAGACGCCCGACCAAGTCTACCGCGACGGGGTTGGCGGCGGTGCGCTGATCGTCGACCGGTTTGGTGACGACAAGAAGAAGTCACAGGAAGAGAGCAATACGGGTCAGCGCCGAGCAGCTGGAGCAGTGGAAACGGGCACAGCTTAA